A genomic region of Syntrophorhabdaceae bacterium contains the following coding sequences:
- a CDS encoding universal stress protein: MIPQIKKILYATDLTKNASYAFYFAVDMAQKHDAKIIILHCIEPLPPLVYGQEDFGAFEMAREQEKQEGVAKIKKRLQQFCKNAESQIGSPCVHLVSEVMVREGYPVEEILATADTKECDVIVLGTHGKGWLKQTFLGSTASSVLQRTRKPVLVIPLPSEKSGIEMGAL, from the coding sequence ATGATCCCGCAAATTAAGAAGATTCTCTATGCCACTGACCTTACGAAGAATGCATCGTATGCATTTTACTTTGCCGTGGACATGGCGCAAAAACATGATGCAAAGATTATCATTCTCCATTGCATCGAACCCCTTCCTCCTTTAGTGTACGGGCAAGAAGACTTCGGTGCCTTTGAAATGGCGAGAGAGCAAGAGAAACAAGAAGGTGTTGCCAAGATCAAGAAACGTTTGCAACAATTCTGCAAGAACGCAGAGTCCCAAATAGGATCACCCTGCGTCCATCTCGTGTCGGAGGTCATGGTCAGGGAAGGTTACCCCGTGGAAGAAATCCTCGCTACCGCAGATACAAAAGAGTGTGATGTTATCGTCCTCGGTACCCATGGAAAGGGGTGGTTGAAACAGACCTTTCTTGGGAGCACGGCATCCTCAGTGTTGCAAAGGACCCGTAAACCGGTTTTAGTTATCCCGCTTCCATCCGAAAAGAGCGGCATCGAGATGGGTGCGCTCTGA